A section of the Primulina eburnea isolate SZY01 chromosome 1, ASM2296580v1, whole genome shotgun sequence genome encodes:
- the LOC140839178 gene encoding mitochondrial adenine nucleotide transporter ADNT1-like, which translates to MASEEVKTSESAVSKIVTLAEEAKLAKEEIKPTKYQLYSICKSLVAGGVAGGVSRTAVAPLERLKILLQVQNPHNVKYCGTIQGLKYIWRSEGFRGMFKGNGTNCARIVPNSAVKFFSYEQASKGILYLYRQQTGNEDAQLTPLLRLGAGACAGIIAMSATYPMDMVRGRITVQTEKSPFQYRGMFHALSTVLREEGFRALYKGWLPSVIGVVPYVGLNFAVYESLKDWLIKSKAFGLVGEDDELGVATRLACGAAAGTVGQTIAYPLDVIRRRMQMVGWNHASSIVIGDGRSNVALEYTGMIDAFRKTVRHEGFGALYRGLVPNSVKVVPSIAIAFVTYEQVKAVLGVEIRISD; encoded by the exons ATGGCGTCGGAGGAGGTGAAGACGAGCGAATCGGCGGTGTCTAAGATTGTGACTCTGGCGGAGGAGGCGAAACTCGCCAAGGAAGAAATCAAGCCTACCAAGTATCAACTTTACAGTATTTGCAAATCTCTAGTTGCTGGTGGTGTTGCTGGAGGCGT GTCGCGGACAGCTGTAGCTCCATTAGAGAGATTGAAAATTTTACTGCAG GTTCAAAATCCACACAACGTAAAGTACTGTGGTACTATTCAAGGCTTGAAGTATATATGGAGAAGTGAAGGGTTTAGAGGAATGTTTAAAGGCAATGGCACTAATTGTGCTCGAATTGTTCCAAATTCAGCAGTAAAGTTCTTCAGCTATGAGCAGGCTTCCAA GGGTATACTATATCTGTATCGTCAGCAAACCGGAAATG AGGATGCTCAGCTGACTCCTTTATTACGCCTGGGAGCAGGAGCTTGTGCTGGAATTATTGCCATGTCTGCAACATACCCAATGGACATGGTTAGAGGCAGAATTACTGTGCAG ACTGAAAAATCTCCTTTCCAATACAGAGGAATGTTTCATGCTTTATCAACTGTGCTTCGTGAGGAAGGTTTTCGTGCTCTCTATAAGGGTTGGCTCCCTTCTGTCATTGGTGTT gTTCCTTATGTGGGTCTCAACTTTGCTGTGTACGAATCTCTAAAAGATTGGTTGATTAAATCCAAAGCCTTTGGGCTTGTTGGTGAAGATGATGAATTAGGTGTTGCAACAAGGCTTGCATGTGGGGCTGCAGCAGGCACAGTTGGACAAACTATTGCTTACCCACTCGATGTTATTCGTAGAAGAATGCAGATGGTAGGATGGAATCATGCTTCTTCAATTGTCATTGGCGATGGTAGGAGCAACGTCGCCCTTGAATATACTGGCATGATTGATGCTTTCAGGAAAACTGTGAGGCATGAGGGTTTTGGAGCATTATATAGGGGTTTGGTACCCAATTCAGTAAAG GTTGTTCCATCAATAGCCATTGCATTCGTGACATACGAACAAGTGAAGGCAGTACTTGGGGTAGAGATTAGAATATCTGACTGA